A single genomic interval of Carassius auratus strain Wakin unplaced genomic scaffold, ASM336829v1 scaf_tig00059189, whole genome shotgun sequence harbors:
- the LOC113090710 gene encoding inverted formin-2-like: MSGKSDGAQKKWVAMQGRMGSSHDSDGSQEANLENADAELCIRLLQVPTVVNYSGLKKRLMKSDQAWMVQFLELSGLDLLLEALARLSGRGCSRIADALLQLTCVSCVRAVMNSSAGIHFIVDNEGYVRKLSQALDTSNTMVKKQVFELLAALSMFSSEGHRLALDALDYYKSVKTQQYRFSVIMNELQSTDNVPYLVTLLSVINALIFSADDLRQRDKMRKEFIGLQLLRLLPKLR, encoded by the exons atgtcTGGGAAGTCAGACGGTGCGCAGAAGAAGTGGGTGGCTATGCAAGGTCGAATGGGCTCGTCTCATGACTCGGACGGCTCGCAGGAGGCCAACCTGGAGAACGCAGACGCCGAGCTATGCATCCGTCTGCTGCAGGTGCCCACCGTGGTCAACTACTCAGGCCTGAAGAAGCGGCTGATGAAGAGCGACCAGGCCTGGATGGTGCAGTTCCTGGAGCTCTCGGGCCTTGACCTGCTGCTGGAGGCCCTGGCCCGTCTGTCGGGACGCGGCTGCTCTCGAATCGCAGACGCTCTGTTGCAGCTGACGTGTGTGAGCTGTGTGAGAGCCGTGATGAACTCCTCCGCTGGGATTCACTTCATCGTGGATAATGAGGGATACGTGCGCAAGCTATCGCAGG CTTTGGACACATCTAACACCATGGTGAAGAAGCAGGTGTTTGAGCTGCTGGCGGCCCTCAGCATGTTCTCCTCCGAGGGTCACAGACTCGCGTTAGATGCTCTGGACTATTACAAG TCTGTGAAGACGCAGCAGTATCGATTCAGTGTGATTATGAATGAGCTCCAGTCCACTGACAATGTGCCTTACCTGGTGACCCTTCTGAGCGTCATAAACGCCCTGATCTTCAGCGCCGACGACCTGCGGCAGAGAGACAAGATGCGCAAGGAGTTCATCG GATTACAGCTGCTTCGCCTGCTGCCGAAGTTAAGGTGA